One genomic segment of Oncorhynchus masou masou isolate Uvic2021 chromosome 16, UVic_Omas_1.1, whole genome shotgun sequence includes these proteins:
- the LOC135557461 gene encoding NF-kappa-B inhibitor epsilon-like: MASAEDANGKVNLLEDNRIDSGVESFQYFTKDDPYNKPVRDSTSESSEARDKCSSNTEERLDSAYGSSSLTVENFSEILIEGCNISESEDDSAKNTELEHKENLLTNITEDGDTLLHLAIIHEDEHFAHQLIQLFPKDVLDIQNNLYQTPLHLATYLNLSSVVRDLVESGASLELQDQEGNTPLHMACEQGWVECATEMIRNVSSSKLAPVLESQNWRGLTSLHLATVNRQHRLMKLLMKKGADLNIQEGTSGKTPLHMAVELHDIVSMTLLLNKGADVDVPMFNGCTPLHLAVGRQDAAIANLLCQSGADKMLRNIEDETALDLAGGNDDILALFPFDDIQIQGRSVVRVPF; the protein is encoded by the exons ATGGCAAGCGCTGAAGATGCGAATGGGAAAGTGAATTTATTAGAGGATAACCGAATAGACTCTGGTGTTGAATCATTCCAATATTTTACGAAAGATGATCCCTATAACAAACCGGTACGGGATTCGACTTCTGAATCCAGTGAAGCCAGGGACAAATGTAGCAGCAACACAGAGGAGCGGTTGGATTCTGCTTATGGCTCGTCGTCACTAACTGTTGAGAATTTCAGTGAGATATTAATAGAGGGCTGCAACATTTCGGAGTCTGAAGATGACAGTGCGAAGAATACAGAATTGGAACATAAAGAGAACCTTCTCACCAACATCACTGAAGATGGAGACAc ACTCCTGCATTTAGCAATCATCCATGAAGATGAACACTTCGCTCACCAATTGATACAGCTGTTCCCCAAAGATGTCTTAGACATTCAGAACAACTTGTACCAG ACGCCGCTACACCTAGCCACCTACCTGAACCTTTCGTCGGTGGTGCGGGACCTGGTGGAGAGCGGGGCCAGCCTGGAGCTGCAGGACCAGGAGGGGAACACGCCGCTCCACATGGCCTGCGAACAGGGCTGGGTCGAGTGCGCTACTGAGATGATCCGGAATGTCTCCTCCAGCAAGCTAGCCCCTGTGCTCGAGTCCCAGAACTGGAGAG GTCTTACCTCTCTCCACCTAGCCACTGTGAACAGGCAGCATCGTCTGATGAAGCTACTGATGAAAAAAGGGGCAGACCTCAACATCCAG gaaGGTACGAGCGGTAAAACACCTCTCCATATGGCAGTGGAGCTCCATGACATTGTCTCTATGACGCTGCTATTGAACAAGGGAGCCGATGTGGACGTGCCGATGTTTAACGGCTGCACGCCACTTCACCTCGCCGTTGGCCGGCAGGACGCAGCCATCGCCAACCTGCTCTGCCAATCCGGGGCTGATAAGATGCTGAGGAACATAGAGGATGAGACGGCACTGGATCTAGCTGGCGGCAATGATGAT ATCCTTGCTCTTTTCCCTTTTGATGACATCCAAATCCAGGGCAGGTCAGTGGTTAGAGTACCATTCTGA
- the LOC135557257 gene encoding transmembrane protein 151B-like, whose product MSPASAATASESSTTTVPEEDTEESAREEREKQRPLKQSLSKSLCRDSHWKCLLLSLLMYGCVGAMTWCHVTKVTRLSFDSAYKVKSMMYHESPCSNGYIYIPVAFMVMLYVVYLVECWHCRTHNALLYKVDVESVGERIGCMQQATPCIWWKAISYHYVRRTRQVTRYRNGDAYTTTQVYHQRVNTHVAEAEFNYSNCGVNDISKQLQGLDSFPVTKLRFTKCFSFANVESENSYLTQRAHFFTENEGLDDYMEAREGMHLKNVDFKEYMIAYSDLDHLPWYVSNYVFWAAAAFTFSWPLRVLTEYRTAYLHYHVEKLFGFDCVPVTPSEERPYCHHIPRVNTIESTELEWHIRSNQQLVPSYSEAVLMDLAQLSSGGGSNANTYSVCGSYGSYRQNCERCHCTISSSSIFSRSALSICNVTSPHIPFSASRFSLSRLYGSRRSCLWRSSGSLNETSCPTESTRCLTPSDQPASEENPPDYQDALYFPVLIVHRNEGCLNHSLHMNGSCVETTL is encoded by the exons ATGTCCCCAGCATCGGCTGCAACGGCCAGTGAGAGCAGCACCACTACCGTTCCAGAGGAGGACACAGAAGAGAGCGCCCGCGAGGAG cgcgagaag CAGCGGCCCCTGAAGCAGTCCCTCAGTAAGTCCCTGTGCAGGGATAGCCACTGGAAATGCCTGCTCCTGTCCCTACTCATGTACGGCTGCGTGGGGGCCATGACCTGGTGCCACGTGACCAAGGTGACGCGGCTTTCCTTTGACAGTGCCTACAAGGTCAAGTCAATGATGTACCACGAAAGCCCCTGCTCCAACGGATACATCTACATTCCTGTGGCCTTCATGGTCATGCTATACGTGGTCTACCTGGTGGAGTGCTGGCACTGCCGCACCCACAACGCGCTGCTGTACAAGGTGGACGTGGAGAGTGTGGGTGAGCGCATCGGGTGCATGCAGCAGGCCACACCCTGCATCTGGTGGAAGGCCATCAGCTACCATTATGTGCGGCGCACGCGGCAAGTGACGCGGTACCGTAACGGCGACGCCTACACCACCACGCAAGTGTATCACCAGCGTGTCAACACGCACGTGGCCGAGGCGGAGTTTAACTACAGCAACTGCGGCGTGAACGACATCTCCAAGCAGCtgcagggcctggacagcttccCCGTCACCAAGCTGAGGTTCACCAAGTGCTTTAGCTTTGCCAATGTGGAGTCGGAGAACTCCTACCTAACCCAGCGGGCCCACTTCTTCACCGAGAACGAGGGCCTGGACGACTACATGGAGGCCCGCGAGGGCATGCACCTGAAGAATGTAGACTTTAAGGAGTACATGATTGCCTATTCAGACCTGGACCACCTGCCCTGGTACGTGTCCAACTACGTGTTCTGGGCAGCCGCTGCCTTCACCTTCTCCTGGCCGCTGCGTGTGCTGACCGAGTACCGCACAGCCTACCTCCACTACCATGTGGAGAAGCTGTTCGGCTTCGACTGTGTCCCTGTCACACCATCCGAGGAGCGACCATACTGCCACCACATCCCTAGGGTCAACACCATCGAAAGCACCGAGCTGGAGTGGCACATCCGCTCCAACCAGCAGCTGGTGCCCAGCTATTCCGAGGCTGTGCTCATGGACCTTGCTCAGCTTTCCTCAGGTGGCGGCAGCAATGCCAACACCTACTCGGTGTGCGGCAGCTATGGCAGCTACCGACAGAACTGCGAGCGCTGCCACTGCACCATCAGCAGCTCATCCATCTTCTCGCGCAGTGCTCTGAGCATCTGCAATGTGACTAGCCCACATATCCCCTTCAGCGCCAGCCGTTTCTCATTGTCGCGGCTGTACGGCTCGCGGCGCAGCTGCTTGTGGCGGAGCAGCGGCAGCCTCAACGAGACGTCGTGCCCCACAGAGAGCACGCGCTGCCTGACACCGTCGGACCAGCCAGCTAGTGAGGAAAACCCGCCAGACTACCAGGATGCACTCTACTTCCCTGTGCTCATTGTGCACCGTAACGAGGGCTGCCTGAACCATTCGCTGCACATGAACGGATCCTGCGTGGAGACCACCCTATGA